A window of Haliscomenobacter hydrossis DSM 1100 contains these coding sequences:
- a CDS encoding RNA polymerase sigma factor yields the protein MSTIEFSTQFDRLRRTLFSFALNLTKDEESARDLVQETAYKAFKYWHRYEPQTNLRAWLMTIMRNSFINEYRKRKRRQTLNDSTNNDFLIDSGQQTVMNHGESGLMSEEILRVIEQLEDWVRIPFLMHFRGFKYEEIAEELEVPLGTIKSRIFFARQKLQAQMRGMYSAKQIEDILS from the coding sequence ATGTCAACGATCGAATTTTCAACTCAGTTTGACCGCCTGCGCAGAACGCTCTTTTCTTTTGCGCTTAACCTCACAAAAGATGAAGAATCTGCTCGCGATTTGGTGCAAGAAACTGCTTATAAGGCTTTTAAGTACTGGCATCGCTATGAACCTCAAACCAATCTGCGAGCCTGGTTGATGACCATCATGCGCAATTCTTTCATCAATGAGTACCGCAAACGCAAACGCCGCCAAACCCTCAATGACAGCACGAACAATGATTTTTTGATCGACTCTGGTCAACAAACCGTGATGAACCATGGTGAATCGGGTTTGATGAGTGAAGAAATTCTCCGGGTCATTGAACAATTAGAGGACTGGGTGCGTATTCCTTTTCTGATGCACTTTCGCGGATTCAAATACGAAGAAATTGCGGAAGAACTAGAGGTTCCACTTGGTACCATCAAAAGCAGAATTTTCTTTGCCCGGCAAAAACTTCAAGCCCAAATGCGCGGAATGTATTCCGCTAAACAAATTGAGGATATTTTGAGTTAA
- the xerD gene encoding site-specific tyrosine recombinase XerD — translation MENTLWLPWIRGFEAYLLLERSLAGNTIEAYTRDIGKLAEYLGMQERNLGPADVRAEDLTTFLAWLNELGLSAPSQARLLSALKTFYKYLLLEEGIKDDPTALLEGPRLQRSIPSVLSYDDIQAMLVTIDLSTAQGQRNRAILEILYACGLRVSELCDLRLSNLFLDVEFLRIIGKGNKERIVPIGADAIKHLNFYLEGARKQLPQVKKGHENYVFLNRRGARLSRVMVFLIVKEAATQAGIEQIVSPHTFRHSFATHLLEGGADLKAIQDMLGHESILTTEIYTHLDTDYLRETILRFHPRNRRN, via the coding sequence ATGGAAAATACCCTTTGGTTACCCTGGATTCGGGGCTTTGAAGCCTATCTGCTTTTGGAAAGGAGTCTGGCTGGCAACACCATCGAAGCCTACACCCGGGACATTGGAAAGCTGGCCGAATACCTCGGTATGCAAGAACGAAACCTGGGGCCTGCTGATGTGCGAGCAGAAGATTTGACTACCTTTTTAGCTTGGCTGAATGAACTGGGCTTGAGTGCTCCCTCGCAGGCCAGGCTACTTTCCGCCCTGAAGACTTTCTACAAATACCTGCTGCTGGAAGAGGGAATTAAAGATGATCCAACCGCCTTATTGGAAGGCCCGCGCTTGCAGCGCTCCATTCCTTCCGTCTTGAGCTACGATGACATTCAAGCCATGTTGGTAACGATTGACCTGAGTACAGCGCAAGGACAGCGCAACCGGGCCATTTTGGAAATATTGTACGCTTGTGGTTTACGGGTGAGTGAATTGTGCGATTTACGCCTGTCCAATTTGTTCCTGGATGTGGAGTTCCTCCGTATCATAGGCAAGGGCAACAAAGAACGGATTGTGCCCATCGGTGCCGATGCCATCAAGCACCTGAATTTTTACCTGGAAGGTGCACGCAAACAGCTTCCTCAAGTAAAAAAAGGGCATGAGAATTACGTTTTTTTGAACCGCCGAGGCGCAAGGCTTAGTCGAGTCATGGTTTTTTTAATCGTAAAAGAAGCCGCAACACAAGCGGGGATTGAACAGATCGTGAGTCCGCACACCTTTCGGCATTCGTTTGCTACGCATTTGTTAGAGGGGGGTGCAGACCTCAAGGCCATTCAGGATATGCTCGGTCATGAGTCCATTTTGACCACCGAAATTTATACCCATTTGGATACGGATTACCTGCGGGAGACGATATTGAGGTTTCATCCGCGGAATCGGAGGAATTAA
- a CDS encoding peptidoglycan-binding domain-containing protein, protein MQTLKLDSSGHAVIVLQHFLKTIGQPISVDGEFGPKTLAQVKAFQSKHKLRADGVVGPKTWSLLYEHGYDYDTHILNWQSSSGRIFLPKEEYFQDIQPKKSIFLHHTAGFHNPAGVVHWWSVDDKRDPADRKIKPFRVGTAFVIGGIALNGNTEMDGKICRAFMEYHWAHHLGMGERTSGKALSKLNAKISSTSIGIEICAIGPVKKAADGSFFARFAVGNGFKDYPVPADQVCELEQPFRHNRFYHRYSAAQIEACRELILSMAWFFNIPIPDQKYDASWFEFNSRAAYDPGIWTHTNVRKDKSDCFPQPEFIAMLNKLHHDSKTFDPRKLPRDRGMTEMGYDEQPRKNYSGDMEDFDTMIR, encoded by the coding sequence ATGCAGACGTTAAAACTGGACTCCTCCGGGCACGCCGTAATTGTACTTCAGCACTTCCTCAAAACCATCGGTCAACCCATTTCTGTAGATGGTGAATTTGGGCCAAAAACCCTGGCTCAAGTCAAAGCCTTTCAAAGTAAACACAAGCTTAGAGCAGATGGAGTTGTAGGTCCCAAAACCTGGTCGCTCTTGTACGAGCACGGCTATGATTACGATACCCATATCTTAAATTGGCAGTCTTCATCAGGCCGAATCTTTTTACCTAAAGAAGAATACTTTCAAGACATTCAGCCCAAAAAATCCATTTTTTTGCACCATACGGCTGGTTTTCACAATCCTGCAGGTGTTGTACATTGGTGGTCTGTAGATGACAAACGAGACCCCGCAGACCGAAAAATTAAACCTTTTCGGGTGGGTACCGCCTTCGTCATCGGGGGTATAGCCCTAAATGGCAATACCGAAATGGATGGCAAAATTTGCCGGGCTTTTATGGAATACCACTGGGCACACCACCTGGGAATGGGCGAAAGAACCTCCGGGAAAGCCTTGTCAAAACTCAATGCCAAGATAAGTAGTACCTCCATTGGTATCGAGATTTGTGCTATTGGACCCGTAAAAAAAGCCGCAGATGGCAGTTTTTTTGCTCGCTTCGCAGTTGGAAACGGTTTCAAAGACTATCCGGTACCAGCTGATCAGGTTTGTGAATTGGAGCAACCGTTTCGCCATAACCGTTTCTATCACCGCTATTCGGCTGCACAAATTGAAGCCTGTAGAGAGCTGATCCTCAGTATGGCCTGGTTTTTTAACATCCCCATACCTGATCAAAAGTATGATGCAAGCTGGTTTGAATTCAATTCACGTGCGGCCTACGATCCGGGGATATGGACACATACCAACGTGCGTAAAGACAAAAGTGATTGTTTCCCTCAGCCGGAGTTCATCGCGATGCTCAACAAATTACACCACGATTCCAAAACTTTTGATCCACGTAAGCTTCCCCGAGATCGAGGGATGACCGAAATGGGGTATGATGAACAACCGCGGAAAAATTATTCTGGAGATATGGAGGATTTTGATACTATGATTAGGTAA
- a CDS encoding GlsB/YeaQ/YmgE family stress response membrane protein, producing the protein MEIIYILIIGAVSGWLAGQIMKGGGFGLLWNIILGIVGSFVGGWVFNMLNISLNVGSATVNTIIQSVIGAVVVLFVAGLFRGR; encoded by the coding sequence ATGGAAATCATTTACATTCTTATTATCGGCGCAGTATCCGGCTGGTTGGCTGGCCAAATCATGAAAGGTGGTGGTTTTGGCCTTTTGTGGAACATCATCCTGGGTATCGTTGGCTCTTTTGTTGGCGGCTGGGTATTTAACATGTTAAACATTTCTTTGAACGTTGGTAGTGCTACGGTGAATACCATCATTCAATCGGTCATTGGGGCAGTTGTGGTGCTTTTTGTGGCAGGGTTGTTTAGAGGAAGATAA